The Pyrenophora tritici-repentis strain M4 chromosome 3, whole genome shotgun sequence genome has a window encoding:
- a CDS encoding Hydrolase-6 multi-domain protein, translating into MSTASLAIPSTGSRFVRRLSSTEATRENIKMGPTVVVPPQHLMAPSNAAEVASGFETARRHLETPGSPGYTPPETSVTDKYAFAFDIDGVLIRGGRPIPEAIEAMKILNGENEYGIQVPYIFVTNGGGKTEAERCVQLSKQLEMEVSPGQFICGHTPMREMAEKYNTVLVVGGEGEKCRIVAEGYGFKDVVTPGDIIKDNQDTTPFRKLTEEEYKNSRTRNFAEVEIEAIFVFADSRDWASDQQIILDLLMSKKGRLGTRSANYDEGPPVFFSHNDVVWSASHDLTRIGMGALRVSLEAMFKAVTGRNLETTAFGKPQIGTFQFATRLLKEWRKETHGIDAAPSTVYFVGDTPESDIRGTNEYNEHTKDANWYSILVKTGVFQDGTQPRFEPKAIVNTVLDAVKHGMEREYKKALKESMIATGVLED; encoded by the exons ATGTCGACAGCTTCTCTTGCAATCCCTTCCACAGGGAGTCGCTTCGTGCGTCGCCTCTCATCCACCGAAGCCACCCGCGAGAACATCAAGATGGGTCCAACCGTCGTCGTTCCCCCTCAACATCTCATGGCCCCATCAAACGCAGCGGAAGTTGCCAGCGGCTTCGAGACGGCTAGACGTCATCTTGAGACCCCTGGATCACCTGGCTACACACCTCCCGAGACTTCAGTTACCGACAAATACGCATTTGCTTTCG ATATCGACGGTGTCCTCATCCGAGGTGGTCGTCCAATCCCGGAAGCCATCGAGGCTATGAAGATACTCAACGGCGAGAACGAATATGGTATCCAAGTACCGTACATATTCGTAACCAACGGTGGTGGCAAGACTGAAGCCGAGCGCTGCGTTCAGCTCAGCAAGCAGTTGGAGATGGAAGTCTCGCCGGGACAATTCATCTGCGGTCACACTCCCATGAGGGAGATGGCAGAAAAGTACAACACCGTTCTCGTCGTCGGTGGTGAGGGCGAGAAATGCCGTATTGTCGCCGAAGGTTACGGCTTCAAGGATGT CGTCACTCCTGGAGACATCATCAAGGACAACCAGGACACTACGCCGTTCCGCAAACTTACAGAGGAGGAGTATAAGAACTCGCGAACCCGAAATTTTGCCGAGGTCGAAATTGAGGCCATCTTCGTCTTCGCCGACTCCCGCGATTGGGCTTCAGACCAACAGATCATTCTGGACCTGCTCATGTCAAAGAAGGGTCGTCTTGGCACTAGGTCAGCCAACTATGACGAGGGTCCACCAGTCTTCTTCTCACACAACGACGTCGTCTGGAGTGCTTCACACGACCTTACTCGCATTGGTATGGGTGCTCTCCGCGTCTCTCTCGAAGCTATGTTCAAGGCCGTCACCGGTCGCAACCTTGAGACAACCGCCTTTGGTAAACCTCAGATCGGCACCTTCCAATTCGCTACTCGTCTCCTCAAGGAGTGGCGCAAAGAAACTCATGGCATCGACGCGGCTCCTTCAACTGTCTACTTCGTTGGTGACACACCCGAGTCCGACATCAGGGGTACCAATGAGTACAACGAGCACACCAAGGACGCCAACTGGTATTCGATCCTCGTCAAGACCGGTGTCTTCCAAGACGGCACCCAGCCCCGCTTCGAGCCCAAAGCTATTGTCAACACCGTTCTCGATGCTGTCAAGCATGGCATGGAGCGCGAGTACAAGAAGGCTCTCAAGGAGAGTATGATTGCCACTGGTGTGCTTGAGGACTAG
- a CDS encoding YjeF-N domain containing protein yields MATGFVGLSVAVTLQNPQGAVLVGVVSGVDPQTSTLTLQDVFFPSSGHRLASYKVEGHMIADIKVNTPAPAPPQPASYSQYAQSHAQQNPQNIGQPMPHMVNQPSSIPHAHQTSRQTVPQPAQAAPFVDPAILSMGKRTSRASSLIQPVAAAPQEAPATPIKPMTAASAATVSNKKHHNIRKPSAATLEGPFSSLDIADAEEADTEAKTAQAMARRVSINTTRTGKPMDDSSPQKNDDAGKKTRRGGKSRKKELAAQERKNGLGPDTSRKGKGNGWRNTPMLQAAEQPETRTPGVIGGRVGLAAANASNRKTKRQQALEATNGWATEDATDIQELPEFDFQSNLSKFDKRTVFNQIRNEDTTADEDRLVSFNRLARPGTHGGKNLHPTENVLDRKLKSTTNTSSEEESEFGSGRNSRRAMSRASVKRAPTRQGSAVGVQADMDMMGSGVLRANRSFINRPYASSHATGSPRPGRVATPPDSPLESSSKGCLRLISNNRKCFAITPGSMLAVEETAEVEFGLTEDLIAESSGRGIAEVALTAINPGGRRLARDNPNPNPVIVVLAGNHRGGARAIAAARQLAQRGPKVMVALLGFERNADWDKDIRRQVELFRKFGGSVRAWKETEEALKRLQAPPELIIDALLGRHKEFEALGDGDQRVVLSIVGWANKSRAACLAVETPSGLGGLTGEVSILEGEPLEVRAKYIVCLGAPRTGLLRALQNGAGRDPEWNIWIVDIGVNKPWRSAGISGGKGIKFGEQWVVQARFEEPPALVDGGRA; encoded by the exons ATGGCGACGGGATTTGTGGGCCTCTCAGTCGCGGTGACGCTACAGAATCCCCAGGGAGCTGTTTTGGTGGGCGTAGTCAGTGGTGTTGACCCGCAGACGTCTACTCTGACGCTTCAAGATG TCTTCTTCCCGAGTTCTGGCCACCGTTTGGCTTCGTATAAAGTAGAGGGGCATATGATTGCGGACATCAAGGTCAACACCCCTGCGCCTGCTCCTCCCCAGCCTGCTTCGTACTCTCAATATGCGCAATCACATGCGCAGCAAAACCCACAAAACATTGGCCAGCCAATGCCGCACATGGTCAATCAACCGTCGTCAATCCCGCACGCTCACCAAACCTCACGTCAAACCGTCCCCCAACCAGCTCAAGCTGCACCCTTCGTCGATCCTGCCATACTCAGCATGGGAAAACGTACATCCAGGGCTTCCTCTCTCATCCAGCCCGTGGCTGCAGCACCGCAAGAAGCTCCCGCCACGCCTATTAAGCCTATGACTGCTGCGAGCGCCGCCACTGTATCGAATAAGAAGCATCACAATATCCGAAAGCCAAGTGCGGCTACGCTAGAAGGACCCTTTTCGTCGCTGGATATTGCGGATGCTGAGGAGGCAGATACTGAGGCAAAGACTGCTCAAGCTATGGCTCGCAGGGTGAGCATCAATACGACTAGAACTGGTAAGCCTATGGATGATTCAAGTCCACAAAAGAACGACGACGCTGGCAAAAAGACTCGGAGAGGGGGCAAGTCTCGTAAGAAGGAACTTGCCGCTCAAGAGAGGAAGAACGGATTGGGCCCAGATACCAGCAGGAAAGG CAAAGGTAATGGTTGGAGGAATACCCCCATGCTACAGGCTGCCGAGCAACCAGAGACTAGGACACCTGGTGTTATTGGCGGACGGGTCGGCCTTGCAGCAGCAAACGCCTCGAACCGCAAAACGAAACGGCAGCAGGCTCTTGAGGCAACCAACGGCTGGGCTACAGAAGACGCAACCGATATCCAGGAACTCCCCGAGTTCGACTTCCAGAGCAACCTCTCCAAATTTGACAAGCGGACTGTGTTCAACCAAATTAGAAATGAGGATACGACTGCAGATGAAGATAGACTTGTCAGCTTCAATCGCTTAGCCAGGCCTGGAACACACGGCGGGAAGAACCTACACCCTACAGAGAACGTATTGGACCGAAAGCTGAAAAGCACAACCAATACAAGCTCCGAAGAAGAGTCGGAATTTGGTAGTGGGCGCAACTCTAGACGAGCAATGTCAAGGGCTTCCGTTAAGAGAGCACCAACAAGGCAAGGCAGTGCTGTCGGTGTACAAGCAGACATGGACATGATGGGCTCTGGCGTGCTCCGTGCTAATCGCTCGTTTATCAACCGACCTTACGCATCTTCTCATGCGACTGGTAGTCCTAGGCCTGGACGTGTTGCTACGCCTCCCGACTCACCTCTTGAGTCCAGCTCAAAGGGCTGTCTACGTCTTATTTCGAATAATCGCAAGTGTTTTGCCATCACCCCTGGTAGCATGCTGGCGGTCGAAGAGACCGCAGAGGTGGAGTTTGGGCTTACGGAAGATCTCATCGCAGAGAGTTCCGGCCGAGGTATCGCTGAAGTCGCACTGACTGCCATAAACCCTGGTGGCAGACGACTCGCTCGCGACAATCCCAATCCCAACCCTGTAATAGTTGTGCTGGCAGGCAATCACCGAGGAGGCGCGCGGGCCATAGCAGCAGCACGGCAGCTTGCTCAACGCGGCCCGAAAGTCATGGTCGCCCTTCTCGGCTTCGAGCGCAACGCCGACTGGGACAAGGACATACGGCGACAAGTTGAGCTCTTCCGGAAATTCGGGGGTTCGGTGCGCGCCTGGAAAGAGACGGAAGAAGCTCTCAAGCGGCTCCAAGCACCACCCGAACTCATCATTGACGCTTTGTTAGGTCGTCACAAGGAGTTCGAAGCACTTGGTGATGGAGACCAGCGAGTGGTTCTAAGCATTGTAGGGTGGGCGAATAAGTCGCGTGCTGCCTGCCTCGCAGTCGAAACGCCATCAGGCTTAGGTGGCTTAACCGGCGAAGTCTCCATTCTTGAAGGCGAGCCGCTCGAAGTCCGCGCAAAGTACATTGTATGTCTCGGTGCGCCGCGAACAGGGCTTCTGAGAGCACTCCAGAATGGCGCCGGACGGGATCCTGAATGGAACATCTGGATCGTCGATATTGGGGTTAATAAACCCTGGCGCAGCGCTGGTATCAGTGGCGGCAAAGGCATCAAGTTCGGTGAGCAGTGGGTCGTTCAGGCGAGATTCGAAGAACCGCCTGCTCTTGTCGATGGCGGTCGCGCCTAG
- a CDS encoding 1-phosphatidylinositol-4,5-bisphosphate phosphodiesterase 1, which produces MSLLHDSYARPRMPSPSPSFHRAITIPARASPALTASYYNGSLQSTPEGIVPVSSSLPAIPSYTLPESLLPPPVASPAPTSSPSAMAEALGKGPGLIRRVSRGAQGIPNRFRRGNANTQRDKSSGPVIMRRRSDSRTAADAEAPLSDFDAFEEEEAIEDPFEPCLGLGISNSTPSISSIPDAAVVAPVRNARLEQGTVLRKITKKEKKEINLRLDLESAKVFWDPSRPSKAFYIDDVKEIRSGPEAKHYREECGLSENWAPYWFTIVYTDTTRSKGRIRTMHLIAPDVGIFNMWTQTLESVSRNRIDLMAGLLGFADKSAKLVWQRAMKKRGESEESLDFPSTVELCRSLHINCTEATLRAYFQKADTLDAGKLNQSQFLSFVRRLKERKDIKMIYKSYTSGSKIEMDKVTFFSFLQKEQGIDVNTDLDYWTATFEKFARATRPRATATPTEGGEVPLPLSMNFPGFQTYLTSAANHPLRSVGKKQELNRPLNEYYISSSHNTYLLGRQVAGESSTEAYITALQKGCRCLEIDCWDGADNIPVVMHGRTLTKSILFQDTIKVINKYAFTESPYPVILSLEVHCSAIQQSAMAKIMIQEFGDKLVLQPLDFESQSLPSPEELKHRILIKVKAAAGEDFDTRALVGEITSRRQRSYSSPWSRPVHLNDNLIPNSPLLSSPSSFSPPERAATFWATPRTSNNTLPTSAVVSSAEDSDSPNVTTAETTELADDRRKPKKNKTSNITRELGNLGVYTKGVKFTDFASASANTYNHVFSINERAFDKLTKPGAREKHLLEEHNMRCLMRVYPHAFRINSSNFDPLKCWRRGVQMAALNWQTYDLGQQLNEAMFASGDDRTGYVLKPAALRLESPNIDHKKAPKKEVKFTVQIISAQQLPRPRGLGQEANINPYVEFEMYCAEDMGANATGVGGQDASARNGHSGIGNPLRKRTRIVEGNGYNPEFGNEIDMTVTTRYPSLVFVRWTVWNSLDARTTNHAPLATFTAKLNSIQQGYRHLPLYDSNGEQYLFSTLFCKIKKQDIVDAPEPSGIASCGSSIEPASPLQEPTSAKSSRNFVRRLISRAPSERRRRKDEQQRTGSESRESDFDTISRSSTFER; this is translated from the coding sequence ATGTCGTTACTCCACGACTCGTATGCGCGACCGCGCATGCCTTCACCTTCGCCCTCCTTCCACCGCGCCATCACCATCCCAGCCCGTGCCAGTCCGGCTCTGACTGCTTCCTACTACAATGGCTCCCTCCAATCCACCCCCGAAGGCATCGTCCCCGTCTCATCCTCGTTGCCTGCCATTCCCTCCTACACCCTTCCCGAGTCGCTACTACCGCCCCCCGTCGCCTCACCAGCTCCCACCTCGTCGCCTTCGGCCATGGCCGAAGCTCTCGGAAAGGGCCCTGGCCTGATTCGACGAGTGAGCCGTGGCGCACAAGGTATCCCCAACCGCTTCCGTCGCGGCAACGCAAACACACAGCGCGACAAGAGCTCTGGTCCCGTCATTATGCGCCGTCGCAGCGACAGCAGGACTGCCGCCGACGCCGAAGCCCCCCTCTCCGACTTTGACGCCTTTGAGGAGGAAGAGGCCATTGAAGATCCCTTTGAGCCCTGCCTTGGCCTTGGCATCTCCAACTCGACCCCCAGCATCAGCTCAATCCCAGACGCCGCCGTCGTCGCCCCCGTACGCAACGCCCGCCTGGAACAAGGAACCGTCCTAAGGAAGATTAccaagaaagagaagaaggaaaTCAACCTACGCCTTGACCTTGAATCCGCAAAGGTCTTCTGGGACCCCTCAAGACCCTCCAAGGCCTTTTACATTGATGATGTAAAGGAGATCCGCTCAGGTCCAGAGGCCAAGCACTACCGCGAGGAGTGTGGTCTCTCGGAGAACTGGGCGCCCTACTGGTTTACCATCGTCTACACCGATACCACACGCTCTAAAGGCCGCATAAGGACTATGCACTTGATTGCACCTGACGTCGGCATCTTCAACATGTGGACCCAGACGCTCGAGTCAGTATCACGCAACCGCATTGACCTCATGGCCGGCCTCCTTGGCTTTGCTGACAAGAGCGCTAAGCTCGTCTGGCAACGTGCCATGAAGAAGCGAGGCGAGAGTGAAGAATCTCTCGACTTCCCTAGCACTGTTGAGTTGTGCCGCAGCTTGCACATCAACTGCACCGAAGCGACACTCCGCGCCTATTTCCAAAAGGCCGATACTCTGGACGCCGGAAAACTTAACCAATCCCAGTTTCTGTCCTTTGTCCGACGCCTAAAGGAGCGCAAGGATATCAAGATGATCTACAAGTCTTACACCTCAGGATCCAAGATTGAAATGGACAAGGTCACCTTCTTCTCCTTCCTGCAGAAAGAGCAAGGCATCGATGTCAACACAGATCTCGACTACTGGACGGCCACCTTTGAAAAGTTTGCCCGCGCTACAAGGCCAAGGGCGACTGCCACGCCAACCGAAGGCGGTGAAGTCCCACTACCATTGTCGATGAACTTCCCTGGCTTCCAGACATACCTCACATCTGCTGCCAACCACCCCCTCAGGTCGGTCGGTAAGAAGCAAGAGCTGAACCGACCCTTGAACGAGTACTACATCTCCAGCTCTCACAACACATACCTTCTTGGTCGACAAGTCGCAGGCGAGTCAAGCACTGAGGCCTACATTACCGCGCTTCAGAAGGGTTGCCGGTGCCTCGAGATTGACTGCTGGGACGGCGCTGACAACATCCCCGTTGTGATGCACGGCCGCACCTTGACCAAGAGCATCCTGTTCCAGGACACCATCAAGGTCATCAACAAATACGCCTTTACAGAGTCGCCCTACCCGGTCATTCTTTCGCTTGAAGTGCACTGCTCCGCGATCCAGCAATCCGCCATGGCCAAGATCATGATCCAAGAATTCGGCGACAAGCTGGTTCTTCAGCCATTGGACTTTGAGTCACAGTCGCTTCCTAGCCCCGAGGAACTGAAGCATCGAATTCTGATCAAAGTCAAGGCCGCAGCTGGTGAAGACTTTGATACCAGGGCTCTCGTGGGCGAAATCACGTCCCGAAGACAGCGCAGCTACAGCTCTCCCTGGTCCCGACCAGTGCATCTGAACGACAACCTTATTCCGAACTCGCCTCTTCTTTCCAGTCCCTCTTCGTTTAGCCCGCCAGAGCGAGCCGCTACGTTTTGGGCGACACCGCGAACTTCAAACAACACGCTGCCCACTTCGGCCGTTGTTAGCTCAGCTGAAGACAGCGACAGCCCAAATGTGACTACCGCTGAAACCACCGAGCTTGCAGATGACCGACGCAAGCCGAAGAAGAACAAGACTAGTAACATTACAAGGGAGCTTGGCAATCTCGGTGTATACACTAAAGGAGTCAAGTTCACCGACTTCGCTAGTGCAAGTGCAAACACTTACAACCACGTCTTCTCGATCAACGAGCGAGCTTTCGATAAGCTTACCAAGCCTGGAGCTCGCGAAAAGCACCTGCTTGAGGAACACAACATGCGGTGCCTCATGCGTGTATACCCTCACGCTTTCCGCATCAACTCGTCAAACTTTGATCCTCTCAAGTGCTGGCGTCGCGGTGTTCAGATGGCTGCTCTGAACTGGCAAACGTACGATCTTGGCCAACAGCTAAACGAAGCCATGTTTGCGAGTGGTGACGACCGCACGGGCTACGTCCTCAAGCCTGCCGCGCTCCGTCTGGAGTCACCCAACATCGACCACAAGAAGGCACCCAAGAAGGAAGTCAAGTTCACTGTGCAGATCATCTCCGCTCAACAGCTACCGCGCCCCCGCGGTCTAGGCCAGGAAGCTAACATCAACCCGTATGTCGAGTTTGAGATGTACTGTGCAGAAGACATGGGTGCGAATGCCACTGGTGTTGGTGGACAGGATGCGTCAGCTCGCAACGGCCATTCCGGGATCGGCAACCCTCTGCGCAAGCGTACTCGCATCGTCGAGGGCAATGGGTACAACCCCGAGTTTGGTAACGAAATTGATATGACAGTCACGACAAGGTATCCCAGTCTTGTCTTCGTCCGCTGGACTGTCTGGAACTCGCTCGATGCACGCACAACCAACCATGCCCCTCTTGCTACCTTTACCGCCAAGCTCAACAGCATCCAACAGGGTTACCGCCATCTCCCGCTCTACGACAGCAATGGCGAGCAATACCTGTTCTCCACCCTGTTCTGCAAAATCAAGAAGCAAGACATTGTCGATGCACCCGAACCTTCAGGCATCGCTTCCTGCGGATCGTCCATTGAGCCAGCCAGCCCGCTTCAAGAGCCTACAAGCGCTAAATCGAGCCGCAACTTTGTCAGGCGCTTGATTAGCCGTGCGCCCAGTGAGCGCAGAAGACGCAAAGATGAGCAGCAGCGCACCGGAAGCGAGTCGCGCGAATCCGACTTTGACACAATTAGCCGCTCGAGTACCTTTGAGCGATAG
- a CDS encoding DUF1749 multi-domain protein, with protein sequence MGHSTGCQDIMEYLVGKDYDKRESLDGVILQGGVSDREAWEDFGKEGKAKQDLADAISKTREFVEKGKGSEVLSREGNRVLEEMGGPLTAYRAYSLLAKGGDDDYFSSDLSDEHFASTFGRIPATTPVCFLLGELDPYVPEKVDRAALLKRWTRIIREGGGVVDDEDGGVVKGAHHNLDGDPEDVVEDLVRRVCGFVAGLEEERGWKSAGSRL encoded by the coding sequence ATGGGCCACTCAACCGGCTGTCAGGATATCATGGAGTACCTCGTAGGCAAAGATTATGATAAGCGGGAGAGCCTGGATGGCGTGATACTCCAGGGTGGCGTCAGTGACCGTGAGGCATGGGAGGATTTCGGGAAAGAAGGAAAGGCGAAACAGGATTTGGCGGATGCGATTAGCAAGACGAGGGAGTTTGTGGAGAAAGGCAAGGGGAGTGAGGTTTTGTCGCGTGAGGGCAATCGTGTGCTGGAAGAAATGGGTGGCCCGTTGACTGCGTATCGAGCGTATTCTCTACTGGCGAAAGGTGGCGATGACGATTACTTTTCCAGCGACCTTTCAGACGAACACTTTGCGAGCACGTTTGGGAGAATACCGGCGACGACGCCCGTGTGCTTTTTGTTAGGCGAGCTGGATCCGTATGTACCGGAGAAGGTGGATAGGGCGGCTTTGCTAAAGCGATGGACGCGGATTATACGCGAGGGAGGTGGGGTTGTGGATGATGAGGATGGTGGTGTGGTAAAGGGTGCACATCATAATTTAGACGGGGATCCAGAGGATGTGGTGGAAGATTTGGTGAGGAGGGTATGTGGGTTTGTTGCTggtttggaggaggagagggGGTGGAAGAGTGCTGGGTCTAGGCTTTGA
- a CDS encoding Superfamily I DNA and RNA helicase and helicase subunit yields MPVGGRNGQSAMRAEDAEVELPAHACAYCGIHNAGSVVKCLACSKWFCSARGNSSSSHIINHLVRARHKEVQLHPASSLGDTTLECYNCGTKNVFLLGFIPAKSDTVVVLLCRQPCAAMPSQKDMNWDTSRWQPLIEDRSFLPWLVPAPTDQEQLRARHLSPQTIAKLEELWKDNANATIADLEKGAGQEEVIAKVLLRYDDAFQYQNVFGPLVKIEADYDRKLKESQSQDNLIVRWDMALNNKHTASFILPKLELGDVKLAVGDEMRLRYTGELRPHWEGVGYVIKIPNNQSDEVTIELRTKGDHKSVPTECTHNFSADYVWKATSFDRMQHAMKTFAIDEMSVSGYIFHRLLGHEVAAAPMKIQIPRKFSVPGLPELNASQINAVKSVLQKPLSLIQGPPGTGKTVTSATIIYHLCKISQSQVLVCAPSNVAVDQLCERIHLTGLKTVRVTAKSREDVESPVGFLSLHEQVRMNDTNVELNKLNQLKSDVGELSSQDEKKFKQLTRAAEREILMAADVICCTCVGAGDPRLSKMKFRTVLIDESTQSAEPECMIPLVLGCKQVVLVGDHQQLGPVIMNKKAATAGLNQSLFERLVILGCSPIRLQVQYRMHPCLSEFPSNMFYEGSLQNGVTMQERIRRDVDFPWPVVDSPMMFWSNLGAEEISASGTSYLNRTEAQNVEKIVTRFFKAGVQPGDIGIITPYEGQRSYVVSSMQATGSFKKENYKEVEVASVDAFQGREKDFIILSCVRSNDHQGIGFLSDPRRLNVALTRAKYGLVILGNPKVLSKHPLWHYLLLHFKERNCLVEGPLTNLQVSLLQFSRPKQTYRGPQRYQMAYQHANAMTSGRPATGFNGNKPRQEYNDNGSIVGYIPDDVSSVHSSALGGVGVPTNYPPMFSNFQESWPLPGRPNGKGKNGAPPSVAGESVAASELTDTRSDAPGGISLSGLSLNDYNKPTSLSQSDRLNRFVESTRQGPNVGTGFGASRGLRAGLGGFEDDDARSVSTAFASQIGTSNVYD; encoded by the exons ATGCCTGTCGGTGGAAGGAACGGCCAGTCTGCCATGCGGGCCGAGGACGCTGAGGTCGAACTCCCGGCACATGCCT GCGCATACTGTGGTATTCACAATGCCGGCAGTGTTGTCAAGTGCCTTGCCTGCAGCAAGTGGTTCTGTAGTGCCCGCGGTAACTCGTCGTCTTCGCACATCATCAACCATCTCGTCCGCGCCCGTCACAAGGAAGTCCAGTTGCACCCCGCCTCCTCTCTCGGCGACACAACTCTCGAATGCTACAACTGCGGTACAAAGAATGTCTTTCTCCTCGGCTTCATCCCCGCCAAATCAGACACGGTTGTTGTTCTCCTCTGCCGTCAGCCATGCGCTGCCATGCCCTCGCAAAAGGACATGAACTGGGACACGTCACGTTGGCAGCCGCTGATTGAAGATCGTTCCTTCCTCCCCTGGCTCGTACCTGCCCCGACCGACCAAGAGCAGCTCCGTGCCCGCCACCTCAGCCCCCAGACCATTGCGAAACTCGAAGAGCTATGGAAAGATAATGCAAACGCCACCATTGCGGACCTGGAGAAGGGCGCTGGCCAAGAGGAGGTTATTGCCAAGGTCTTGCTCCGCTATGACGACGCTTTCCAGTACCAGAATGTTTTCGGTCCCCTGGTCAAGATTGAGGCCGACTATGACCGCAAGTTGAAGGAATCGCAGTCACAGGATAACCTCATAGTTCGCTGGGACATGGCCCTGAACAACAAGCACACGGCTAGCTTCATCCTCCCTAAACTCGAACTGGGCGACGTAAAGCTTGCAGTTGGTGACGAGATGCGATTGCGGTACACCGGAGAACTCCGCCCTCACTGGGAAGGCGTTGGATACGTTATCAAGATCCCCAACAACCAGTCTGACGAGGTTACAATTGAGTTGCGTACCAAGGGCGATCACAAGTCAGTCCCTACTGAGTGTACCCACAACTTCAGTGCCGACTACGTCTGGAAGGCCACATCCTTCGACCGAATGCAGCACGCGATGAAGACGTTTGCCATCGACGAGATGAGCGTATCTGGCTACATTTTCCACCGTCTCCTTGGTCACGAGGTTGCAGCTGCGCCCATGAAGATCCAGATCCCTCGCAAGTTCAGCGTCCCAGGTCTTCCCGAGCTGAACGCTAGTCAAATCAATGCTGTTAAGAGCGTTCTCCAGAAGCCGCTCAGCTTGATCCAAGGCCCGCCCGGTACAGGAAAGACGGTTACTTCAGCCACCATCATCTACCACTTGTGCAAGATCAGCCAAAGCCAAGTCCTGGTCTGCGCACCTTCCAACGTCGCTGTTGATCAGCTGTGCGAACGTATTCATCTCACTGGATTGAAGACTGTTCGTGTTACGGCAAAGTCTAGAGAGGATGTCGAGTCTCCTGTTGGCTTCCTCTCCCTCCATGAGCAGGTTCGCATGAACGACACCAACGTCGAGCTCAACAAGTTGAACCAGCTGAAGAGCGACGTGGGCGAGCTTTCAAGTCAGGATGAGAAGAAGTTCAAGCAGCTCACTCGCGCAGCTGAACGTGAGATCCTCATGGCAGCCGATGTCATTTGCTGCACGTGTGTTGGTGCTGGTGATCCTCGTCTCTCCAAGATGAAGTTCCGCACTGTCCTCATCGACGAGTCTACACAGTCCGCAGAGCCAGAGTGTATGATCCCACTTGTACTTGGATGTAAGCAGGTCGTACTTGTCGGTGACCATCAACAACTGGGACCCGTCATCATGAACAAGAAGGCAGCCACCGCTGGACTGAACCAGTCTTTATTCGAGCGTCTTGTTATCCTGGGATGCTCTCCGATCCGACTCCAGGTTCAGTATCGTATGCACCCATGCCTATCTGAGTTCCCTTCCAACATGTTCTACGAAGGCTCCCTCCAGAATGGTGTCACGATGCAGGAGCGTATTCGTCGTGATGTCGATTTTCCTTGGCCTGTTGTCGACAGTCCCATGATGTTCTGGTCCAACCTCGGTGCAGAGGAAATATCAGCCTCTGGAACCTCCTACCTTAACCGTACAGAGGCACAGAATGTCGAGAAGATTGTCACTCGTTTCTTCAAGGCCGGTGTACAGCCTGGCGATATCGGTATCATCACCCCATATGAAGGTCAGCGCAGTTATGTTGTCAGCTCCATGCAGGCAACGGGTAGCTTCAAGAAGGAAAATTACAAGGAAGTTGAGGTTGCCTCGGTCGACGCTTTCCAGGGCCGTGAGAAGGACTTCATCATCCTGTCGTGTGTCCGTTCCAACGATCACCAGGGCATCGGTTTCTTGAGCGACCCTCGACGTCTCAACGTCGCTCTTACTCGTGCGAAATACGGTCTTGTCATCCTGGGTAATCCTAAAGTCCTTTCCAAGCACCCATTGTGGCATTACCTTCTTCTCCACTTCAAGGAGCGCAACTGCCTGGTTGAAGGTCCTTTGACCAACCTGCAGGTCTCACTTCTGCAGTTTAGCCGCCCAAAGCAGACCTACCGTGGCCCTCAGCGTTACCAGATGGCCTACCAACACGCCAATGCCATGACATCTGGTCGACCCGCCACTGGCTTCAACGGAAATAAGCCTCGCCAAGAGTACAACGACAACGGTTCCATTGTCGGATATATTCCGGACGATGTGTCCTCGGTTCACTCCTCTGCGCTTGGTGGTGTCGGTGTTCCCACCAACTACCCTCCCATGTTCTCCAATTTCCAGGAGTCGTGGCCTCTCCCGGGTCGTCCCAACGGCAAGGGCAAGAATGGCGCACCTCCCAGCGTTGCTGGCGAGTCGGTTGCTGCTAGCGAGCTTACGGATACTCGCAGCGATGCGCCTGGAGGCATCAGCCTTtctggtttgagcttgaacGACTACAACAAGCCCACATCTCTCAGTCAGTCGGACCGCCTCAACCGATTTGTCGAGTCTACTCGCCAGGGTCCGAACGTTGGCACTGGATTTGGTGCTAGTCGTGGTCTGCGTGCTGGACTAGGTGGCTTCGAGGATGATGACGCTCGTAGCGTGTCCACGGCTTTCGCCAGCCAGATCGGCACCAGCAACGTCTATGACTGA